Proteins from a genomic interval of Chionomys nivalis chromosome 7, mChiNiv1.1, whole genome shotgun sequence:
- the Snf8 gene encoding vacuolar-sorting protein SNF8 — protein MHRRGVGAGAIAKKKLAEAKYKERGTVLAEDQLAQMSKQLDMFKTNLEEFASKHKQEIRKNPEFRVQFQDMCATIGVDPLASGKGFWSEMLGVGDFYYELGVQIIEVCLALKHRNGGLITLEELHQQVLKGRGKFAQDVSQDDLIRAIKKLKALGTGFGIIPVGGTYLIQSVPAELNMDHTVVLQLAEKNGYVTVSEIKASLKWETERARQVLEHLLKEGLAWLDLQAPGEAHYWLPALFTDLYSQEISAEEAREAFP, from the exons ATGCACCGGCGCGGGGTGGGAGCTGGCGCCATCGCCAAGAAGAAACTCGCCGAG GCCAAGTACAAGGAGCGAGGGACCGTCTTGGCTGAGGACCAGCTGGCCCAG ATGTCAAAACAGTTGGACATGTTTAAGACCAACCTAGAAGAATTTGCCAGCAAGCACAAGCAAGAGATCCGCAAGAACCCTGAATTTCGAGTCCAGTTCCAAGATATGTGTGCTACCATTGGGGTGGATCCTCTGGCCT ctgGAAAAGGGTTTTGGTCTGAGATGCTGGGTGTTGGTGACTTCTATTATGAGCTGGGCGTCCAGATTATTGAAGTGTGCCTGGCCCTAAAACATCGGAATGGAG GTCTGATAACTCTGGAGGAGCTACATCAGCAGGTGTTGAAAGGAAGGGGCAAGTTTGCTCAGGACGTCAGCCA AGACGACCTGATCAGGGCCATCAAGAAGCTGAAAGCGCTGGGCACTGGCTTTGGCATCATCCCCGTGGGCGGCACTTACCTCATTCAGTCTGTTCCAGCTGAGCTCAATATGGATCACACCGTTGTGCTGCAGCTGGCAGAG AAAAATGGGTACGTGACTGTCAGTGAAATCAAAGCCAGTCTCAAGTGGGAGACGGAGCGAGCACGGCAAGTGTTG GAACACCTGCTGAAGGAAGGCCTAGCCTGGCTGGACCTGCAGGCTCCAGGGGAGGCCCACTACTGGCTGCCAGCTCTCTTCACAGATCTCTACTCGCAGGAGATCTCagctgaggaggccagagaagcCTTCCCTTGA
- the Ube2z gene encoding ubiquitin-conjugating enzyme E2 Z — MAESPTEEAATATAGAGAAGPGASGVAGVVGVSGSGGGFGPPFLPDVWAAAAAAGGAGGPGSGLAPLPGLPPSAAAHGAALLSHWDPTLSSDWDGERTAPQCLLRIKRDIMSIYKEPPPGMFVVPDTVDMTKIHALITGPFDTPYEGGFFLFVFRCPPDYPIHPPRVKLMTTGNNTVRFNPNFYRNGKVCLSILGTWTGPAWSPAQSISSVLISIQSLMTENPYHNEPGFEQERHPGDSKNYNECIRHETIRVAVCDMMEGKCPCPEPLRGVMEKSFLEYYDFYEVACKDRLHLQGQTMQDPFGEKRGHFDYQSLLMRLGLIRQKVLERLHNENAEMDSDSSSSGTETDLHGSLRV, encoded by the exons ATGGCGGAGAGTCCGACTGAGGAGGCGGCGACGGCGACGGCTGGCGCCGGGGCGGCAGGCCCAGGGGCGAGCGGTGTTGCTGGTGTGGTCGGCGTTAGCGGGAGCGGCGGCGGCTTCGGGCCGCCTTTCCTGCCGGATGTgtgggcggcggcggcggcggcaggcGGGGCCGGGGGGCCGGGGAGCGGCCTGGCTCCGCTGCCAGGACTCCCGCCCTCGGCCGCTGCCCACGGGGCCGCGCTGCTTAGCCATTGGGATCCCACGCTCAGCTCGGACTGGGACGGCGAGCGAACCGCGCCTCAGTGTCTACTTCGGATCAAGCG GGATATCATGTCCATTTATAAGGAGCCTCCTCCAGGAATGTTCGTTGTACCTGATACTGTTGACATGACTAAG ATTCATGCATTGATCACAGGCCCATTTGACACTCCTTATGAAGGGGGTTTCTTCCTGTTCGTCTTTCGGTGTCCACCCGACTACCCCATCCACCCACCTCGGGTCAAACTGATGACAACGGGCAATAACACAGTGAGGTTTAACCCCAACTTCTACCGCAATGGGAAAGTCTGCTTGAGTATTCTAGG TACATGGACTGGCCCTGCCTGGAGCCCAGCCCAGAGCATCTCTTCTGTGCTCATCTCCATCCAGTCCCTGATGACTGAAAATCCCTACCACAACGAGCCAGGCTTTGAACAG GAAAGACATCCAGGAGACAGCAAAAACTATAATGAATGTATCCGGCATGAGACCATCAGAGTTGCAGTCTGtgacatgatggaaggaaagtgCCCCTGCCCTGAACCCTTACG GGGAGTGATGGAGAAATCCTTCCTGGAGTATTATGACTTCTATGAGGTGGCCTGCAAAGATCGCCTGCATCTTCAAGGCCAGACTATGCAG GACCCTTTTGGAGAGAAGCGGGGCCACTTTGACTACCAGTCCCTCTTGATGCGTCTGGGACTGATTCGGCAGAAAGTGCTGGAGAGGCTCCATAATGAGAATGCTGAAATGGACTCTGATAGCAGCTCATCCGGGACAGAGACAGACCTTCATGGGAGCCTGAGGGTCTAG